The Amblyomma americanum isolate KBUSLIRL-KWMA chromosome 5, ASM5285725v1, whole genome shotgun sequence genome window below encodes:
- the LOC144134434 gene encoding uncharacterized protein LOC144134434, whose translation MPDVIARSRLKSMTPEKTAPSSTASTTTPTTTASTTTTTTTTTTTTTTTTTTTTTTTTTTTTTTTTTKKPKTPPPLLCSVGFVASALHVSYPPDGACDILIYTHVRVGNGIILAVDTAITFESFKNECRLYTETKCGLSFDVRYLKDDMFTKTETRDTMTGWKRAGLIHHYAIMNIHQEKDIATKYAQDAGATIKTLRNFLGSDRSEGKIIIGIGFWQYPDGSNSISYLAENTATTDVDILVIITSILQLTKAGECTTLPPNAWKTKSNLLLSMEKALPMADENFGVEGLTVAFSFQMGVLIYRMAKRADDAAANMYKPCKSKQVSDYTQACDGTEELMNSERIAVGTSDLESQSKILKVDLFSYDTPGFMKEKAKLVMQTRGIRTNFTWFLFNVHLSDTSMHCLPHGPFERLMGFREFFHKEWRRRNP comes from the exons ATGCCAGACGTGATTGCCAGGAGCCGACTCAAAAGTATGACACCTGAAAAAACCGCGC CCTCGAGTACCGCGTCCACTACGACGCCTACTACCACCGCGAGcacgacgacgacgactacgacaacaacaacaacaacaacaacaacaacgactacGACAACTACAACAACGACTACGActacgacaacgacaacgactaCAAAGAAGCCCAAGACGCCACCGCCACTTCTGTGCTCAGTGGGGTTCGTCGCGTCTGCGCTTCACGTGTCGTACCCTCCGGACGGAGCCTGCGACATCCTGATCTACACGCATGTGAGAGTGGGCAACGGGATTATCCTCGCTGTGGACACAGCGATCACATTTGAATCATTCAAGAACGAATGCAGGCTCTACACGGAGACGAAATGTGGCCTCTCCTTCGATGTCCG GTATTTAAAAGATGACATGTTCACAAAGACAGAAACGCGTGACACCATGACAGGCTGGAAGCGTGCAGGTCTTATTCACCACTACGCCATCATGAACATCCACCAAGAGAAAGACATCGCCACAAAGTACGCGCAGGACGCCGGCGCTACTATCAAG ACTCTGCGAAATTTCCTTGGAAGCGACAGAAGTGAAGGAAAAATTATTATTGGAATTGGCTTTTGGCAGTACCCGGACGGCTCTAACTCCATTTCATACCTTGCCGAGAACACAGCGAC GACCGATGTAGACATCCTGGTGATAATCACCAGCATTCTGCAGTTGACCAAGGCCGGGGAATGCACCACTTTGCCGCCGAACGCGTGGAAGACCAAGTCCAACTTGTTACTTTCCATG GAAAAGGCACTGCCAATGGCCGATGAGAACTTCGGGGTAGAAGGGCTGACCGTTGCCTTCTCCTTCCAAATGGGAGTGCTGATATACCGCATGGCTAAGCGCGCCGATGATGCCGCCGCCAACATGTACAAGCCGTGCAAGTCAAAGCAGGTTTCGGACTACACACAG GCATGCGATGGAACAGAAGAACTTATGAACAGTGAAAGGATCGCTGTTGGCACAAGCGACTTGGAGTCGCAATCTAAGATCCTAAAGGTCGACCTCTTCTCCTACGACACGCCGGGGTTCATGAAGGAGAAG GCGAAGCTCGTCATGCAGACGCGAGGAATCCGGACCAACTTCACCTGGTTCTTGTTCAACGTGCACCTTTCGGACACCTCAATGCACTGCTTGCCTCATGGTCCGTTTGAACGGCTGATGGGATTCAGGGAGTTCTTCCATAAAGAATGGAGGCGCCGGAACCCATGA